Proteins from a single region of Candidatus Rubrimentiphilum sp.:
- a CDS encoding TonB-dependent receptor, whose translation MSNLIRILCVLALAVVTVGPVSAATITNGPTLIAQATSATVSGRITDSQTGGPVVNATVTLKGPSTYTATTDASGSFSVSNVTPGIYSVSITKTGYNPLTQDTLVVLAGASPNISGQIQPITFTTLRTIASVRSTGRGTFNVTPASVAVVTAQTIQEQGQAQVMQVLNQTPGILASFPSTSANGAAPGAITFPDIRGALSFETASLVDGHPVSVGTFGDYVSTFIPAFMLGNIEVVKGPGVAAPNVNYAIGGTVNYSTKDPTYTPQGFIGLGVDNRGSTLIHFAFTGTAGRLGYAFGLANDNLSSGLDNYQAIFSPSVGTVGILNWNGTTGRSVAFNDASITFPGTISTSFANFNLIGCCEPIQDLYQSKSYLAKLRYRVSPVTSATFTYLGAQSYANQNANTGSFTVGSFFCSPGPSNCVNAGYTGSIPNGTLQPVVFVRPGRQREVQNEPILQGDIRTSVGNDTILARYYAAGIHRLLFEGSDNPGVPEIMNVTLYGNDASTAQNFSGQTVPMAFFNYFNQAEDDVLHGWSLEWNHPFNATNSLTVAVDQTSSSTVSYSVGSANTPTGATGANVNIATFTAPVVPSVTLPKGSSQLFSTAMARLQWQLSPKWNATLAGYYNIYNSTFPTASVNGGSGLNSCQFNGNNCVFSSAINNHWDERLAFEYRPNSNLALRFSAGTAIAPPYLQLLSGLASTISFSTQTGVATQRINTGGLKPETAFGYDVGGDYRFRDGYTTLSGDVYLTTLQNHFLSYEYDSGTVCPAIDPVSGQATPNQCAGKPLFYISNRNLADARFIGLELALKSRPPVGFGYTVQGALQRGYAYALPACFYSTTINPATHALDCTAFNTNLAIIPNQNFTGNGEGGNGCGCNGFSNHAIPYAQGYAELNYRFPGGSSVYIGDQYQGKNNSAGLPPFWIMNAGTTLQFGSGVQLQINGYNLTNTYNNVFPTFGGGVPIPIASYPCTGVVNPAPPAAPTACANVNASPPGLGQAAGTMAQAFGPSRWQFQLIKRFGPGTTP comes from the coding sequence GTGAGCAATCTCATCCGCATCCTGTGCGTTTTAGCCCTCGCCGTAGTGACAGTCGGACCCGTAAGCGCGGCGACGATCACCAACGGCCCGACGCTGATCGCGCAGGCCACGTCCGCCACGGTTTCCGGCCGAATCACCGACTCGCAAACCGGCGGTCCCGTGGTGAACGCGACAGTTACGCTGAAAGGGCCGTCGACGTACACAGCGACGACGGATGCTTCCGGCAGTTTTTCGGTCTCCAACGTCACACCCGGAATTTATTCTGTTTCGATCACCAAGACCGGCTATAACCCGCTGACCCAGGATACGCTTGTCGTATTGGCAGGCGCGTCACCGAACATCAGCGGTCAGATACAGCCGATTACGTTCACAACGCTGCGCACGATTGCATCGGTGCGTTCGACGGGCCGCGGCACGTTTAACGTAACGCCGGCATCGGTCGCCGTCGTGACCGCGCAAACGATCCAAGAGCAGGGTCAAGCGCAGGTCATGCAAGTGCTCAACCAAACTCCGGGTATTCTCGCAAGCTTCCCGTCGACGAGCGCCAACGGCGCAGCGCCGGGCGCGATTACCTTCCCCGACATCCGCGGCGCGCTGTCGTTTGAAACGGCCTCGCTGGTAGACGGACACCCGGTTTCAGTCGGAACCTTCGGCGACTACGTCTCGACGTTCATCCCGGCATTCATGCTTGGGAACATCGAAGTCGTCAAAGGCCCCGGCGTCGCCGCACCCAACGTGAACTACGCCATCGGCGGCACGGTGAACTACTCGACCAAGGATCCGACGTACACGCCGCAAGGCTTCATCGGATTGGGCGTGGACAACCGCGGCAGCACACTCATTCATTTCGCCTTTACCGGCACGGCCGGCCGCTTGGGATACGCGTTTGGATTGGCCAACGACAATCTGTCGTCCGGGCTCGACAACTACCAAGCGATATTCTCACCCTCGGTCGGAACCGTCGGCATCCTGAACTGGAACGGCACGACCGGACGATCGGTGGCCTTCAACGATGCGTCGATTACGTTTCCCGGTACGATCTCGACATCGTTCGCAAACTTCAACTTGATCGGATGCTGCGAACCGATTCAAGATCTCTACCAGAGCAAATCGTACCTGGCGAAACTTCGTTACAGAGTTTCACCGGTGACGTCGGCGACGTTCACGTATCTCGGTGCGCAGAGCTATGCCAACCAAAACGCCAACACGGGCAGCTTCACGGTTGGATCGTTCTTCTGCTCGCCGGGCCCGTCGAATTGCGTCAACGCGGGCTACACAGGAAGCATTCCGAACGGTACGCTGCAGCCGGTCGTCTTCGTACGGCCCGGCAGACAGCGTGAAGTGCAGAATGAGCCCATCCTGCAAGGCGACATCCGCACCTCGGTCGGCAACGACACGATTCTGGCCCGCTATTACGCGGCCGGCATCCATCGCTTGCTGTTTGAAGGTTCGGACAATCCGGGCGTACCGGAGATCATGAACGTCACGCTTTACGGCAACGACGCATCGACGGCGCAAAACTTCAGCGGCCAAACGGTGCCGATGGCGTTCTTCAACTACTTCAATCAGGCCGAAGACGACGTACTGCACGGCTGGTCGCTTGAATGGAACCATCCGTTCAATGCAACCAATTCGTTGACCGTCGCCGTCGACCAAACGAGTTCGTCAACGGTTAGCTACAGCGTCGGTTCGGCGAACACGCCGACTGGTGCAACGGGAGCGAACGTAAACATCGCGACGTTCACCGCACCCGTGGTTCCGAGCGTAACGCTTCCCAAGGGTTCGTCCCAACTCTTCAGCACGGCGATGGCACGCCTGCAATGGCAGCTGAGCCCGAAATGGAACGCAACGCTGGCGGGTTACTACAACATCTACAACAGCACATTCCCCACCGCATCCGTCAACGGTGGATCGGGTCTGAACTCGTGCCAATTCAACGGCAACAACTGCGTTTTTTCGTCGGCGATCAACAACCACTGGGATGAACGCCTAGCCTTCGAGTACCGTCCGAACTCAAACCTCGCGTTGCGGTTCTCGGCCGGTACCGCGATAGCCCCGCCCTACCTGCAGCTGCTCTCGGGCCTTGCAAGCACGATCAGTTTCAGCACACAAACGGGCGTTGCCACACAGCGCATCAACACGGGCGGATTGAAACCCGAAACGGCGTTCGGGTATGACGTCGGCGGCGACTATCGTTTCCGCGACGGATACACGACGCTTTCCGGCGACGTCTATCTCACCACGTTGCAGAATCACTTCCTGAGCTACGAGTATGACAGCGGAACCGTCTGCCCGGCGATAGACCCGGTTTCAGGGCAGGCGACGCCGAACCAATGTGCCGGCAAGCCCCTGTTCTACATTTCGAATCGGAACCTCGCGGATGCGCGGTTCATCGGACTCGAACTCGCGCTCAAGAGCCGTCCGCCGGTCGGCTTCGGCTATACGGTACAAGGCGCGTTGCAGCGGGGCTATGCGTACGCATTGCCGGCGTGCTTCTACAGCACGACGATCAACCCGGCGACGCACGCGCTCGATTGCACCGCGTTCAACACGAACCTGGCGATCATTCCGAACCAGAACTTCACGGGCAACGGCGAGGGTGGTAACGGTTGCGGATGCAACGGTTTCAGCAACCACGCCATTCCCTACGCGCAAGGTTATGCCGAGCTCAACTATCGCTTCCCGGGCGGTTCGTCCGTCTACATCGGCGATCAGTATCAGGGCAAGAACAACTCGGCAGGCTTACCGCCGTTCTGGATCATGAATGCAGGCACGACGCTGCAATTCGGCAGCGGAGTCCAACTGCAAATCAACGGATACAACCTGACGAACACCTACAACAACGTCTTCCCGACCTTTGGCGGCGGCGTTCCGATTCCAATCGCCAGCTATCCGTGCACCGGCGTAGTAAACCCGGCACCCCCAGCGGCCCCGACAGCATGCGCCAATGTCAACGCGTCGCCGCCGGGCTTGGGCCAGGCTGCAGGCACGATGGCACAGGCCTTCGGACCGAGCCGCTGGCAGTTCCAACTGATCAAGCGCTTCGGCCCGGGTACGACTCCGTAG
- a CDS encoding EVE domain-containing protein, which translates to MPRYWLFKTEPHAFSFEQLQKDRTTPWSGVRNFQARNNMMEMRLGDLGLFYHSSIAEPAAMGVCKVVKEAYPDFTAFERGGEYYDPRSTPEKPLWQMVDVEFVEAFAHPVTLARMRAEPRLVGMQLLRKGSRLSVQPVMPHEWKIVLELSKRAEQ; encoded by the coding sequence GTGCCTCGATACTGGCTCTTCAAGACGGAACCGCACGCCTTCAGCTTCGAGCAACTTCAAAAGGACCGCACGACGCCGTGGAGCGGCGTGCGCAACTTTCAAGCGCGCAACAACATGATGGAGATGCGACTGGGCGACCTGGGTTTGTTCTATCACTCCAGCATCGCCGAGCCGGCCGCGATGGGAGTCTGCAAAGTTGTGAAAGAGGCGTATCCCGATTTCACGGCGTTCGAGCGCGGGGGCGAGTATTACGATCCGCGCAGCACGCCCGAAAAACCGCTGTGGCAGATGGTGGACGTCGAGTTTGTCGAGGCGTTCGCGCATCCCGTCACACTCGCGCGCATGCGTGCCGAGCCGCGCCTCGTCGGCATGCAGCTGCTGCGCAAAGGCTCGCGGCTCTCCGTGCAACCCGTGATGCCGCACGAGTGGAAAATTGTACTGGAACTTTCTAAGCGGGCGGAACAATAA
- a CDS encoding cupin domain-containing protein, translated as MDKTEQKRVTRVRGGGWAGVEVEGYRPGAATGVERHTIVGGRKDSADAPGPGIEVRYFELQPGAVSRLEKHEHEHFVIVKRGLGYAVIDKEVTEIAANDVIYVAPLEIHQFVNRGDEPFGFYCIVNAVRDFPQEPTADDIARLNASPAGKVAKPFAVSFPHRTETTR; from the coding sequence ATGGACAAAACGGAGCAGAAGCGCGTCACGCGCGTGCGCGGCGGCGGTTGGGCCGGCGTCGAGGTCGAGGGTTACCGGCCCGGAGCGGCGACCGGTGTAGAGCGGCACACCATAGTCGGCGGGCGCAAAGATTCGGCGGACGCGCCCGGACCCGGCATCGAGGTGCGCTACTTCGAGCTGCAGCCCGGCGCGGTTTCGCGGCTCGAAAAACACGAGCACGAACACTTCGTCATCGTGAAACGCGGATTGGGCTACGCGGTCATCGATAAAGAAGTGACGGAGATCGCCGCCAACGACGTAATCTACGTCGCGCCGTTGGAGATCCATCAGTTCGTCAACCGCGGCGATGAGCCGTTCGGTTTTTATTGCATCGTCAATGCGGTGCGGGACTTTCCGCAGGAGCCGACGGCGGACGACATCGCGCGGCTCAATGCCTCACCGGCGGGCAAGGTGGCCAAGCCGTTCGCAGTTTCTTTTCCTCACAGGACGGAAACAACGCGGTAA
- a CDS encoding sulfurtransferase → MFRTIVSVEELAEHIGDRGWVVIDCRHSLQDHGAGGRAYGEGHIPGAFFANVETDLAGKKTGKNGRHPLPDPHELAAFLAELGVTPQTQIVAYDAGADMFAARLWFLCKYIGHDSVAVLNGGFAAWTSAGKPVETKEPARPKTGTIAPQPRRELTADADAVLESLETKELVLLDARAADRFAGQNETIDRVAGHIPGALNRPFKTNFNERGMFKSPEELRAEYAQLGVEPRRLVHQCGSGVSSAVNLLAMEIAGVEGSRLYPGSWSEWIADPARPIATG, encoded by the coding sequence GTGTTTCGCACGATCGTTTCGGTCGAGGAACTCGCCGAACACATCGGCGATCGCGGCTGGGTCGTCATCGATTGCCGGCATTCGCTGCAAGACCACGGCGCAGGGGGGCGCGCCTACGGCGAAGGCCACATTCCCGGCGCGTTTTTCGCCAACGTCGAAACCGATCTGGCGGGCAAGAAAACCGGGAAGAACGGGCGCCATCCGCTGCCCGATCCGCACGAGCTCGCGGCATTCCTCGCCGAGCTCGGCGTCACGCCGCAAACGCAAATAGTCGCCTACGACGCCGGCGCCGACATGTTCGCCGCGCGGTTGTGGTTTTTGTGCAAGTACATCGGCCACGATAGCGTCGCAGTTCTGAACGGCGGCTTCGCGGCGTGGACTTCGGCAGGCAAACCGGTTGAGACAAAAGAGCCGGCGCGGCCAAAGACAGGGACGATCGCGCCGCAGCCGCGCCGCGAATTGACGGCCGATGCAGATGCAGTGCTGGAGTCGCTCGAAACGAAAGAACTGGTCTTACTCGACGCGCGCGCCGCCGATCGCTTCGCCGGACAAAACGAAACGATCGATCGGGTGGCCGGACATATACCCGGCGCATTGAATCGCCCGTTCAAAACGAATTTCAACGAGCGCGGAATGTTCAAGTCTCCGGAAGAGCTGCGCGCCGAGTACGCGCAACTCGGGGTCGAACCGCGACGGCTCGTGCATCAGTGCGGGTCTGGAGTTTCGTCAGCCGTGAATTTGCTGGCGATGGAGATCGCCGGCGTTGAAGGCTCCCGGCTCTATCCGGGATCGTGGAGCGAGTGGATCGCCGACCCGGCGCGCCCAATCGCTACGGGCTAA
- a CDS encoding glutaredoxin domain-containing protein, with protein sequence MTTHNEIEREIAANKILVYGKGTKTMPRCGFTLETIQFFDRFGYPFEVVDVLEDMRKRDELSEMTNWPTLPKVFINGKFYGDTDILGPMAENGELQTILQEAFGYASEPKTTINLH encoded by the coding sequence ATGACAACACACAATGAAATCGAACGTGAAATTGCTGCGAACAAAATTCTCGTCTACGGCAAGGGCACCAAGACGATGCCGCGCTGCGGATTCACGCTCGAGACGATTCAATTTTTCGATCGCTTCGGCTATCCGTTCGAAGTCGTGGACGTGCTCGAGGACATGCGCAAGCGCGACGAGCTGTCCGAGATGACCAATTGGCCGACGCTGCCGAAGGTGTTCATCAACGGCAAGTTTTACGGCGACACCGACATTTTGGGCCCGATGGCTGAAAACGGCGAGTTGCAAACGATCTTGCAAGAGGCGTTCGGATACGCGAGCGAACCCAAAACGACGATAAACCTGCACTAG
- a CDS encoding BolA family protein, protein MIDNASLAQLIRTELPDAHVEIVDRTGTMDHFNVTVRSGGFAGKTLIEQHQIVYGALKPALKDGRVHAVELKTLLPEADRV, encoded by the coding sequence ATGATCGACAACGCTTCGCTCGCCCAACTGATTCGCACCGAGCTGCCCGACGCGCACGTCGAGATCGTCGATCGCACCGGCACGATGGATCACTTCAACGTGACCGTTCGCTCGGGCGGGTTCGCGGGCAAAACGCTCATCGAACAACATCAAATCGTCTACGGCGCGCTCAAGCCCGCGCTCAAAGACGGCCGCGTGCACGCGGTCGAACTCAAAACTCTTCTTCCGGAGGCCGACCGTGTCTGA
- a CDS encoding CGNR zinc finger domain-containing protein: MESPASRAVVVTFLNAREAFEDPAQAAAWWGGVHREATSAVRLRASPKPRFDFTLTEELQNLRTAAVQALDAASRGLEPPASSLASIGEALARGRLGLDGAPPALTYSVADGAGSVLLPLAYIVCALLEADLRRLRRCADERCGAYFWDTTKNRSRRWCRLACMERVRAPRRRLP, from the coding sequence ATGGAATCACCCGCTTCACGCGCGGTCGTCGTGACGTTTTTGAACGCCCGAGAGGCCTTTGAGGATCCGGCTCAGGCCGCCGCGTGGTGGGGAGGCGTCCATCGTGAGGCAACCTCGGCCGTGCGCCTTCGGGCGAGTCCGAAGCCGCGCTTCGATTTCACCTTGACCGAGGAGCTCCAAAACCTCCGGACGGCGGCCGTACAGGCGCTGGACGCGGCCTCGCGGGGCCTCGAGCCGCCCGCGTCCTCCCTGGCGTCGATAGGCGAAGCCTTGGCCCGCGGAAGGCTTGGGCTCGACGGCGCGCCCCCCGCTCTTACGTATTCCGTAGCCGACGGAGCCGGAAGCGTGCTTCTTCCCCTTGCGTACATCGTCTGCGCCCTGCTCGAGGCCGATCTGCGGCGTCTGCGTCGCTGCGCGGACGAACGATGCGGCGCCTATTTCTGGGACACCACCAAGAACCGGTCGCGCCGCTGGTGCCGGCTGGCTTGCATGGAGCGCGTCCGCGCGCCGCGCCGCCGACTTCCGTGA
- a CDS encoding zinc-binding dehydrogenase, with the protein MEWDREKGSGGAETHGARMQAVRLSQVAPEKLSVEDIPQPEPAAGQALVRVRAAALNHRDVFITKGLYPNIRPGCVLGADGCGETGGAEVVIDPTIDWGPDERVWQPDATILGTPLDGTFAQYVAVPQQNVHPKPEHLSIEEAAALPLAGVTAFRAIFTRGALQAGETVLITGVGGGVQTFALLFAKATGARVVVTSSRDGKLERAKALGADVAINYATTPDWHKAVREAVGAVDLAIDSAGGDSLAKALTVVRRGGRAVTYGATTGDVTLKMFSVFWHQLSIFGTSMGSPADFKAMLEFVTRHRIKPVIDRVYELAEIESAMKRMDDALQFGKIVLRIP; encoded by the coding sequence ATGGAGTGGGACAGAGAGAAGGGCTCAGGCGGAGCGGAAACGCATGGCGCACGCATGCAGGCGGTTCGCTTAAGCCAGGTCGCTCCGGAAAAGCTCTCGGTCGAAGATATCCCCCAGCCGGAGCCGGCCGCCGGTCAGGCCCTCGTGCGCGTCCGGGCTGCAGCCCTGAACCACCGCGACGTCTTTATTACGAAGGGTCTCTATCCCAATATTCGTCCCGGGTGCGTCCTGGGCGCGGACGGTTGCGGCGAGACCGGCGGAGCTGAGGTCGTCATCGACCCAACCATCGATTGGGGCCCGGATGAGCGCGTTTGGCAGCCGGATGCCACCATTCTCGGCACACCGCTCGACGGAACGTTCGCGCAGTACGTCGCGGTGCCGCAACAAAACGTTCATCCGAAGCCGGAACATCTTTCAATCGAAGAAGCGGCCGCGTTGCCGCTAGCCGGCGTGACGGCATTTCGCGCGATCTTCACTCGCGGCGCTTTGCAAGCCGGCGAAACGGTGCTGATTACCGGCGTTGGCGGCGGCGTGCAAACGTTTGCGCTACTTTTCGCCAAAGCCACGGGCGCACGCGTCGTGGTTACGTCGAGCCGCGATGGAAAGCTCGAGCGTGCCAAAGCGCTCGGCGCCGACGTCGCAATCAATTACGCGACGACGCCGGATTGGCACAAGGCTGTGCGCGAAGCTGTCGGCGCAGTCGATCTCGCGATCGACTCGGCGGGCGGCGACTCGCTCGCCAAAGCGCTGACCGTCGTGCGCCGCGGAGGACGTGCGGTAACGTACGGCGCGACGACCGGCGACGTGACGCTCAAAATGTTTTCGGTCTTTTGGCATCAGCTCTCGATCTTCGGAACGTCGATGGGCAGTCCGGCCGACTTTAAGGCCATGCTCGAGTTCGTTACGCGTCATCGCATTAAGCCGGTTATCGATCGCGTCTACGAGTTGGCCGAGATCGAAAGCGCGATGAAACGTATGGACGACGCGCTGCAGTTCGGAAAGATCGTTCTAAGAATTCCGTAG
- a CDS encoding MBL fold metallo-hydrolase: protein MVTSRIALVRAPNPSAMTLDGTNSYLIDGGNGEAICIDPGPPIEAHVEALLQRAAQMCCKIAAICLTHGHPDHAPAASMLRERTDAPIFAHEESRIVHDYSLKDGDAVIGGDTQLQAFTAPGHSSDHLVFYEARENALFTGDVVIGRGFVLIAPPDGDMRAYLRTLQRLIDDFPNARTIYGGHGEPVHDPKAKLQEYIEHRRARENELVAALQQGERSVPDLVQSIYANTDKALWPAAGEQLMAYLIALEHEGRVRSRDLAGKRVYSFALRNS, encoded by the coding sequence TTGGTAACTTCTCGCATTGCGCTCGTGCGGGCGCCCAATCCGTCAGCGATGACGCTGGACGGCACGAACTCATATCTGATTGACGGTGGGAACGGCGAGGCGATCTGCATCGATCCCGGCCCTCCCATTGAGGCGCACGTTGAAGCTCTTCTCCAGCGCGCCGCGCAGATGTGCTGCAAGATCGCGGCGATCTGCCTGACGCACGGGCACCCCGATCACGCTCCCGCCGCGTCAATGCTTCGCGAGCGTACCGACGCGCCGATCTTTGCGCACGAAGAGAGCCGCATCGTCCACGACTACAGCTTAAAAGACGGCGATGCCGTGATCGGCGGAGACACGCAATTGCAGGCGTTTACGGCGCCCGGCCATTCCTCGGATCATCTCGTCTTTTACGAAGCGCGCGAAAACGCGCTCTTTACGGGCGACGTCGTCATCGGCCGCGGCTTTGTGCTGATCGCGCCACCGGACGGCGACATGCGCGCATACCTTCGCACGCTGCAGCGCCTCATCGACGACTTCCCGAACGCTCGAACGATCTACGGGGGGCACGGCGAGCCGGTTCACGATCCGAAAGCTAAACTACAAGAGTATATCGAGCACCGGCGCGCGCGTGAAAACGAATTGGTTGCCGCCTTACAACAAGGCGAACGCAGTGTTCCCGATCTCGTTCAGTCGATTTATGCCAACACGGACAAGGCGCTGTGGCCTGCAGCGGGCGAGCAGCTCATGGCTTACCTGATTGCGCTGGAGCACGAAGGCCGCGTTCGCAGTCGCGATCTTGCCGGCAAACGAGTCTACTCTTTCGCCCTACGGAATTCTTAG
- a CDS encoding RpiB/LacA/LacB family sugar-phosphate isomerase, translating into MRIALGSDEATELTAALERDLRERGHDPILFGALQPGEDDAWPGVAKRVGTAVASGECDYGVVCCWSGTGVSIAANKVPGVRAALCNDPQTATLAREWNDANVLALSLRNTAIPVAKAMLDAWFSTGPTTDPKYRAMIAET; encoded by the coding sequence ATGCGCATCGCACTGGGGAGCGACGAAGCCACCGAACTCACCGCTGCGCTGGAGCGCGATCTGCGCGAGCGCGGCCATGACCCCATATTGTTTGGAGCGCTGCAGCCCGGCGAGGATGACGCCTGGCCGGGCGTCGCCAAACGCGTCGGCACTGCCGTCGCATCGGGTGAGTGTGACTACGGTGTCGTCTGTTGCTGGTCGGGCACCGGCGTCAGCATCGCAGCCAACAAAGTGCCCGGAGTACGCGCCGCGCTCTGCAACGATCCGCAAACGGCGACGCTGGCGCGCGAGTGGAACGACGCGAACGTCCTGGCGCTGAGCCTTCGCAACACGGCGATTCCGGTCGCCAAAGCGATGCTGGACGCGTGGTTTTCGACCGGTCCGACGACGGATCCCAAATATCGCGCCATGATTGCGGAAACGTAG
- a CDS encoding vitamin K epoxide reductase family protein — translation MLLRSIVSFLCAVGLYASVFMLRKSIRAEHGEVKGPSVVKSPRAKLFAGLPNSLFGVLYYTGVLAVTWLAHARIFFILAWIAALFAAGTSLYLAYSLLFVTKRECPYCWTAHAVNWSLALILPWLV, via the coding sequence GTGCTCCTACGCTCCATCGTTTCGTTTTTATGCGCCGTAGGCTTGTACGCTTCCGTTTTTATGCTCCGCAAGAGCATCCGGGCGGAGCATGGCGAGGTGAAGGGTCCCAGCGTCGTCAAGTCGCCGCGCGCGAAGCTCTTCGCCGGTTTGCCGAACTCGCTGTTCGGGGTGCTCTACTACACCGGCGTGCTCGCGGTTACGTGGCTGGCCCACGCGCGGATTTTTTTCATTCTGGCCTGGATAGCGGCGCTGTTCGCCGCCGGCACGTCCCTCTATCTGGCGTACAGCCTACTTTTCGTAACGAAGCGCGAGTGTCCGTACTGTTGGACCGCGCACGCCGTCAACTGGTCGCTTGCTTTGATCTTGCCCTGGCTTGTTTAG
- a CDS encoding VTT domain-containing protein, producing MLLASFALAALVIRYQPFVENHILRPIGPKVAIPLATVLFAFVASAPFSVTDALAIMNGVVFGRFWGSVIDVIGIIGAGIIGYWINRHATHLMDLHSALARLPGWVKRFKVGSPMFLIVVRIIPGFGGTVATATAAAMKVPLWIHVATMSAVAIPLCVLLTLFGDQVTGLVHGAEARAHMYILHHRPHWHMHFRKRAPRVPSGPTQ from the coding sequence TTGCTCCTGGCTTCCTTTGCGCTGGCGGCCTTGGTGATTCGCTATCAGCCATTTGTCGAAAACCACATCCTCCGTCCCATCGGGCCCAAGGTAGCAATTCCACTGGCCACCGTTCTGTTCGCGTTCGTGGCCTCGGCCCCGTTCTCGGTAACCGACGCGCTGGCTATCATGAACGGCGTCGTCTTCGGGCGTTTCTGGGGTTCGGTGATCGACGTCATCGGGATCATCGGCGCGGGGATCATCGGCTATTGGATAAACCGCCATGCCACGCACCTGATGGATCTTCACTCCGCGCTGGCCAGGCTGCCCGGCTGGGTCAAGCGATTCAAAGTGGGCTCTCCCATGTTTCTGATCGTCGTGCGCATCATTCCGGGTTTTGGCGGAACGGTCGCAACCGCGACGGCGGCCGCCATGAAAGTTCCGCTCTGGATCCACGTTGCGACGATGTCGGCCGTGGCGATCCCCCTCTGCGTGCTGCTTACGCTGTTCGGCGATCAGGTGACGGGACTGGTGCACGGCGCCGAGGCGCGCGCGCACATGTACATCTTGCATCACCGGCCGCATTGGCATATGCATTTCCGGAAGCGCGCCCCGCGCGTGCCCTCCGGCCCGACGCAGTGA
- a CDS encoding ribonuclease D: protein MTDIQTIDTPSGLGALCERIRQAPRIGIDTEFHNERSYTARLMVVQVAFEDGFAVVDPLALADLMPLARALTETTVVGHALSSDLKIFADRFGIVPQQIFDCQIAAAFLGYGLSISLADLVRDLQGVRLKKLHTVSDWSTRPLSSGQLEYLIDDVAHLLDMHDRLTRRLKEKNRYEWAMEENRQLSDISRYQPDERRMYTRIPGANRLNRRELGVLCELALLRDRLARERDVPLKYVMPDDVMAGLATLRPHSIEDLTQLRRFDSGGRRALGPAILDAVKRAEALPEAELPERISRQMGNARETLVSLMGVLVGEVARENEIPPSLLVPRASLERVAREVPADRDSFARALGLSSWRMQLVGERLWRLLSGEGALRIEGYADGDPKITVQS, encoded by the coding sequence GTGACGGACATTCAAACGATCGACACGCCCAGCGGTTTGGGCGCGCTGTGCGAGCGCATCCGGCAGGCGCCGCGCATTGGAATAGACACGGAGTTTCACAACGAACGCAGTTACACGGCGCGGCTCATGGTCGTGCAGGTGGCGTTCGAGGACGGCTTCGCGGTGGTGGATCCGCTGGCGCTGGCCGACTTGATGCCCTTGGCGCGCGCGCTAACGGAGACGACGGTCGTCGGCCACGCGCTGAGCAGCGACCTGAAGATATTCGCCGATCGTTTCGGCATCGTTCCACAACAGATATTCGACTGCCAGATCGCCGCGGCGTTTCTGGGCTACGGCTTGTCGATCTCCCTGGCGGATCTCGTTCGCGATCTGCAAGGCGTGCGTTTGAAGAAACTGCACACCGTCAGCGACTGGTCCACGCGTCCGCTATCGAGCGGGCAGCTCGAATACCTGATTGACGACGTCGCGCATCTGCTCGACATGCACGACCGCCTGACCCGTAGACTGAAAGAGAAGAACCGGTACGAGTGGGCGATGGAAGAAAACCGGCAGCTCTCCGACATCAGCCGTTACCAGCCCGACGAGCGGCGTATGTACACGCGCATACCCGGCGCCAACCGGCTGAACCGCCGCGAACTGGGCGTGCTGTGCGAACTAGCGCTCCTGCGCGACCGGCTCGCGCGCGAACGGGACGTTCCACTGAAGTACGTCATGCCCGACGACGTGATGGCCGGCCTTGCAACGCTGCGCCCGCACAGCATCGAGGATCTGACGCAACTGCGCCGGTTCGATTCAGGTGGGCGGCGCGCGCTGGGCCCCGCGATCTTGGATGCCGTGAAGCGCGCCGAAGCGCTGCCGGAAGCCGAATTGCCGGAGCGCATCAGCCGCCAGATGGGCAACGCGCGCGAAACGCTCGTTTCGCTAATGGGCGTACTCGTCGGTGAAGTCGCGCGCGAAAACGAGATTCCGCCCAGTTTGCTGGTGCCGCGCGCCTCGCTGGAGCGCGTTGCGCGCGAGGTTCCGGCCGACCGGGATTCCTTCGCTCGCGCGCTGGGTCTCTCGTCGTGGCGCATGCAGCTGGTCGGTGAGCGGTTGTGGCGCCTGCTTTCGGGCGAAGGCGCGCTGCGAATCGAAGGCTATGCGGACGGCGATCCAAAAATCACCGTGCAGTCATGA